GGATACAATCACATCCACCATGATGTCGTAAATCCATTCATGAGTAATAGACAATCGGAGTCGCAGGTTGGCACTTCTTACGATCGACAACCTTACAACGTCCAGGAAATCACATTAATCGGTGTACGCGATCAACAGTACGACAAACAGTCCTCTGCACAGAACGAGGACTTTGCAAAACAAATTGAACCGGAGTTTAATCCGTTACAAAGATCGACCCAAGAAGACGCTGAATTTTCTCCCACCTTACTCTGCCATCACTTCCATCTGCCGCAAGTATGAACCGTCTTTCCATTTTAATCATAATTGTTCAACATGTTTTCTGTACTAACGTATTGCTAGGACAACGGTTATCAGGAAAAGAGAGGTTTGAAGGTTCCAAAAATTGTGGCCGATGTTGATTGTTATTGGTACAGAAGGAATCTTAATAACGTTGCCACTATTGGTTGTCTTAACAAGGAAATACAAAGACTGCGGAGAAGTTAAAAAGCGTCGAAGACATTCGAGGTAATTTCAAGAAAGATGTCTTGCTGAACTTACTGAATTTACAAGCTTGCTAGATGTACAAGTTGCTGCTACTCAGTCCAATGCTGTAGaatggaagaaacaaaaggaaaaccctCGGCAATTCTTCCAATGTAAAACTTGCGTCAAGGTAAAAACTGGCTAAGATTTAATTTAAACtctatttaattaaaaatcatcttttgttttcgattcgacaatttaaaaatggaaacctAGAAATACACGACGAAAAAGGGTCTGCAACGGCACGTAGAAAGTAAACACGACAAAAATCAAACGGATTGCCAATTCACAAATACggtaaaaatcaaaactattttGCGATGCGGAATTTGACGTAAATTCCCGCTACATTTAACTGTTTAGATGACACCTCGCCCCaatgttcaaagaaaacaaatcgacAATGATCATCATGATCGATATTTAGAAAATGGACTGGTTGTGTTACCTCATCagacttccctttt
This Daphnia carinata strain CSIRO-1 unplaced genomic scaffold, CSIRO_AGI_Dcar_HiC_V3 NW_026452999.1, whole genome shotgun sequence DNA region includes the following protein-coding sequences:
- the LOC130690773 gene encoding uncharacterized protein LOC130690773, yielding MTFPPPLIPIHGYNHIHHDVVNPFMSNRQSESQVGTSYDRQPYNVQEITLIGVRDQQYDKQSSAQNEDFAKQIEPEFNPLQRSTQEDAEFSPTLLCHHFHLPQDNGYQEKRGNTKTAEKLKSVEDIRDVQVAATQSNAVEWKKQKENPRQFFQCKTCVKKYTTKKGLQRHVESKHDKNQTDCQFTNTMTPRPNVQRKQIDNDHHDRYLENGLVVLPHQTSLFLLQDYPFPPVKIQ